In Chaetodon trifascialis isolate fChaTrf1 chromosome 2, fChaTrf1.hap1, whole genome shotgun sequence, one DNA window encodes the following:
- the LOC139345007 gene encoding uncharacterized protein, giving the protein MNSLVGYGVSSDSDSDGDVEDVNNGGVGSVKETGDQASAVKRTRNFLLEAGSASSDSDSEPEPEEEDPEHSSSPPPPYLQTPASSAACLPAPRLGSPAPNKLPPPSLNTSSDSSVFANPFKAQADQKLSALQKHVPLTMQAKPSQIGGKRMCVSYRKDGRCRFGIKCKFAHDSDLQTPVTPTSCHPPVSDEMPDSDQVESHVGGSCCGGSQNLQKEIKEEESGGQQVKKRKVGLSNTLIPPKRAMKQYAMQKDRERINMS; this is encoded by the exons ATGAACTCCCTCGTTGGCTACGGAGTGTCCTCGGACTCTGACAGCGATGGAGATGTAGAGGATGTAAACAACGGCGGAGTTGG TTCTGTTAAGGAAACTGGTGATCAGGCTTCAGCTGTCAAAAGGACACGCAACTTCTTGCTGGAGGCTGGTTCAGCTTCCAGTGACTCTGACAGTGAACCAGAACCAGAGGAAGAGGACCCAGAGCACtcttcatcaccaccaccaccatatCTCCAAACACCAGCATCTTCtgcagcctgcctgcctgctcctCGCCTGGGCTCCCCCGCCCCCAATAAGCTACCCCCTCCTTCTCTAAACACCTCCtctgacagcagtgtgtttgcCAACCCTTTCAAGGCTCAGGCAGACCAGAAGCTCAGCGCCTTGCAGAAACACGTCCCCCTCACAATGCAGGCCAAACCCTCTCAAATAGGAGGTAAAAGGATGTGTGTGTCATACAGGAAAGACGGAAGGTGCAGGTTTGGGATTAAATGCAAGTTCGCTCATGACAGTGACCTCCAGACCCCTGTCACTCCCACCTCCTGTCATCCACCTGTGAGTGACGAAATGCCAGATTCAGATCAAGTTGAGTCACATGTAGGTGGCTCGTGTTGTGGAGGATCCCAGAACCTCCAGAAGGAGATAAAGGAGGAAGAGTCGGGAGGGCAGcaagtgaagaagaggaaggttGGACTGAGTAACACCTTAATTCCTCCTAAACGAGCTATGAAGCAGTACGCCATGCAAAAGGACAGAGAGCGGATCAATATGTCCTGA
- the zfp91 gene encoding E3 ubiquitin-protein ligase ZFP91 isoform X2, translated as MERTGDRTGDVNKGEAPAEDKAAEQTPTTSTTVTPRRGLRERGAGRPRSGVSASLTDVNGAASSPQSSGRVLRDRSTRAVPAWLKDTKSDDDEDELSTDTGATKRRKVSNSRRKKNLESAGSAEAGGGVAGDSLQGTDSEDPKKPDTDAQALPSRRPPAQARAKPPSGRAVRGSAKPVCKTEPGMENPAAVEGELNIKEKYEIKKKEKESEDVAEPVLDDEDPPFQDDPQDSNYQPQSQSDIEEEEGLSTDEDVPFRDDLNDQSYDPKAERDVPKPKRRAPPRQKEKKEKEKAPKKEKEVAEIKVEGSDNLESVDEEVKLEEETVEDPDGPRKRGRRKKDDKTPRLPKRRKKPPVQYVRCEMEGCGTVLAHPRYLQHHIKYQHLLKKKYVCPHPSCGRLFRLQKQLLRHAKHHTDQRDYICEFCARAFKSSHNLAVHRMIHTGEKPLQCEICGFTCRQKASLNWHMKKHDADATYQFSCSICGKKFEKKDCVVAHKAKSHPEVLIAEALAANAGALITTPASLLELPGHPMQADVTGLDVSQIGQEGQADQMSQEGQVGQQVAQVSQMGHVAQQVSHQVVLLGQDQSLHTMQVPVTIALSPIDPPSPADNQQQTHLQLQMPVQFVQAAQQPQQPQIQQLTLHSSSMVTQHQPQLQPLQSYSSQPQNQGQTQILQMTFQPVSQSQTHIQQIPILATSQQLQTLHTAAPSPPLLSPSHPQSQDPASTNGDSFILDNPVLSSSSQSVSSLQQTEVVGEDGVVWEQTGQAEALTDSTERHVQQALM; from the exons ATGGAACGGACCGGTGACCGAACCGGAGATGTAAATAAAGGCGAAGCGCCGGCGGAGGACAAGGCCGCGGAGCAGACCCCGACCACCAGTACGACCGTCACACCGCGGAGGGGGCTCAGAGAGCGGGGGGCGGGCCGCCCGAGGTCCGGTGTCTCCGCTTCATTAACGGACGTTAACGGGGCAGCGTCGAGCCCGCAGAGCTCAGGACGGGTTTTAAGAGACAGGTCGACGAGGGCAGTACCGGCCTGGCTGAAGGACACCAAGAGCGACGACGACGAGGACGAACTGAGCACGGACACCGGTGCGACCAAGCGGAGGAAAGTTTCCAACTCGAGGCGGAAGAAAAATTTGGAATCAGCGGGTTCGGCTGAGGCTGGAGGGGGGGTCGCAGGTGACAGCCTTCAAGGCACAGA ctcagaggaccCCAAGAAACCTgacacagatgcacaag CTCTTCCCTCCAGACGCCCCCCAGCCCAGGCTCGTGCCAAGCCCCCATCTGGCAGGGCTGTCCGCGGCTCTGCCAAGCCTGTGTGTAAAACCGAACCTGGAATGGAGAATCCAGCTG CAGTGGAAGGAGAATTAAACATTAAAGAGAAGTATGAAAT taaaaagaaggagaaggaaagcGAGGATGTTGCTGAGCCAGTCTTGGATGATGAAGACCCTCCTTTTCAGGATGACCCACAGGACAGCAACTACCAGCCGCAGAGTCAGAG TGAcatagaggaggaagagggcctCAGCACTGATGAAGATGTTCCTTTCAGAGATGACCTAAATGACCAGAGCTACGACCCAAAGgctgagag GGATGTCCCTAAACCAAAGCGCAGAGCTCCTCcgagacagaaggagaagaaagagaaagagaaggcacctaaaaaagaaaaggaggttGCTGAGATAAAGGTTGAAGGTTCGGACAACTTGGAGAGTGTGGACGAGGAAGTGAAGCTAGAGGAAGAGACGGTGGAGGACCCAGATGGACCCAGGAA gAGAGGTCGGCggaaaaaagatgacaaaacgCCGCGGCTGCCAAAGAGACG GAAGAAGCCTCCAGTGCAGTATGTGCGCTGTGAAATGGAGGGATGTGGGACGGTCCTGGCCCATCCTCGCTACCTACAG CACCATATAAAGTATCAGCACTTGCTCAAGAAGAAGTACGTTTGTCCTCACCCGTCTTGTGGGAGGCTGTTCCGCCtccagaagcagctgctgcGTCATGCAAAGCATCACACAG ACCAGAGGGACTACATCTGCGAGTTCTGTGCTCGTGCCTTCAAGAGCTCCCACAACCTGGCTGTGCACCGCATGATTCACACGGGAGAGAAGCCCCTACA GTGTGAAATCTGTGGCTTTACGTGTCGTCAGAAGGCGTCTCTCAACTGGCACATGAAGAAGCACGATGCTGATGCCACTTATCAGTTCTCCTGCTCCATATGTGGCAAGAAGTTTGAGAAGAAGGACTGTGTGGTGGCCCATAAGGCCAAGAGTCACCCTGAGGTGCTAATCGCTGAGGCGTTGGCAGCCAATGCTGGCGCCCTCATCACAACCCCTGCCTCCCTGCTGGAGCTGCCAGGACACCCCATGCAGGCAGACGTCACCGGCCTGGACGTGAGCCAAATAGGGCAGGAGGGGCAGGCGGACCAGATGAGCCAGGAAGGGCAAGTTGGCCAGCAAGTGGCTCAGGTGTCCCAGATGGGTCATGTGGCCCAACAAGTGAGTCACCAGGTGGTTTTACTGGGACAAGACCAGAGCCTCCATACCATGCAGGTGCCAGTCACGATCGCCCTGTCCCCCATTGACCCCCCTTCCCCGGCTGACAACCAGCAGCAGACTCACCTCCAGCTCCAGATGCCCGTCCAGTTTGTGCAGGCCgctcagcagccacagcagccccAAATCCAACAACTGACCCTCCATTCTAGCTCCATGGTGACCCAGCATCAACCCCAGCTCCAGCCTCTTCAGTCGTACTCCTCCCAGCCGCAGAACCAGGGCCAGACGCAAATCCTCCAAATGACCTTCCAGCCGGTCAGCCAGTCCCAGACCCACATTCAGCAGATCCCCATTCTTGCGACTTCACAGCAGCTTCAGACCCTGCACACAGCCGCCCCGagcccccctctcctctccccatcCCATCCACAGTCCCAGGATCCAGCCTCGACCAACGGGGACAGCTTTATTCTGGACAATCCTGTGCTCTCGTCttcctctcagtcagtcagctccCTTCAGCAGACAGAGGTTGTGGGGGAGGACGGGGTGGTCTGGGAGCAGACGGGACAAGCGGAAGCTCTGACGGACAGCACTGAGAGACATGTGCAGCAGGCCCTCATGTAA
- the cntf gene encoding ciliary neurotrophic factor, giving the protein MAARRTRRLTGPDVSRTTAARAAAVAEQLHHECSILLELYRKKESFTADVSVADGRLVSVPPPSAQLDTRDKLWRLHSALLQCRSLLERAIAKEEEELGNGNKAEYETQRKMVKDRLSLLLINTGELLKAVDGTTVLTPSMEGLELDGPTVLFELKVWVYRIFKEVDYWTKTAITTLQALPSVTAKERVRTTRVRSTRSARR; this is encoded by the exons ATGGCAGCCAGGCGGACCAGGCGTTTGACCGGCCCGGATGTGAGCAGGACCACCGCGGCCCGGGCTGCTGCTGTAGCCGAGCAGCTGCACCATGAGTGCTCCATCTTACTGGAACTTTAC agaaagaaggagagcttcactgcagatgtttcagtgGCGGACGGTCGTCTGGTGTCCGTCCCTCCTCCTTCCGCCCAGCTGGACACCAGGGACAAGCTGTGGCGtctccactctgctctgcttcagtgccgCAGCTTGCTGGAGAGAGCCATCGccaaggaggaagaggagctgggCAATGGGAATAAGGCCGAGTACGAGACCCAGAGGAAGATGGTGAAGGACAGACTGTCGCTTCTCTTAATCAACACTGGAGAACTCCTCAAAGCTGTTGATGGCACGACGGTCCTGACTCCCAGCATGGAAGGATTGGAG TTAGACGGCCCGACTGTCCTGTTTGAGCTGAAAGTTTGGGTTTACCGGATCTTCAAAGAAGTGGACTACTGGACCAAGACGGCCATCACCACCCTGCAAGCCCTGCCCTCGGTGACAGCGAAGGAGCGAGTGAGGACCACGCGAGTCAGGAGCACAAGAAGCGCTCGGAGATGA
- the zfp91 gene encoding E3 ubiquitin-protein ligase ZFP91 isoform X1 yields the protein MERTGDRTGDVNKGEAPAEDKAAEQTPTTSTTVTPRRGLRERGAGRPRSGVSASLTDVNGAASSPQSSGRVLRDRSTRAVPAWLKDTKSDDDEDELSTDTGATKRRKVSNSRRKKNLESAGSAEAGGGVAGDSLQGTDSEDPKKPDTDAQALPSRRPPAQARAKPPSGRAVRGSAKPVCKTEPGMENPAGEQPVDTVEGELNIKEKYEIKKKEKESEDVAEPVLDDEDPPFQDDPQDSNYQPQSQSDIEEEEGLSTDEDVPFRDDLNDQSYDPKAERDVPKPKRRAPPRQKEKKEKEKAPKKEKEVAEIKVEGSDNLESVDEEVKLEEETVEDPDGPRKRGRRKKDDKTPRLPKRRKKPPVQYVRCEMEGCGTVLAHPRYLQHHIKYQHLLKKKYVCPHPSCGRLFRLQKQLLRHAKHHTDQRDYICEFCARAFKSSHNLAVHRMIHTGEKPLQCEICGFTCRQKASLNWHMKKHDADATYQFSCSICGKKFEKKDCVVAHKAKSHPEVLIAEALAANAGALITTPASLLELPGHPMQADVTGLDVSQIGQEGQADQMSQEGQVGQQVAQVSQMGHVAQQVSHQVVLLGQDQSLHTMQVPVTIALSPIDPPSPADNQQQTHLQLQMPVQFVQAAQQPQQPQIQQLTLHSSSMVTQHQPQLQPLQSYSSQPQNQGQTQILQMTFQPVSQSQTHIQQIPILATSQQLQTLHTAAPSPPLLSPSHPQSQDPASTNGDSFILDNPVLSSSSQSVSSLQQTEVVGEDGVVWEQTGQAEALTDSTERHVQQALM from the exons ATGGAACGGACCGGTGACCGAACCGGAGATGTAAATAAAGGCGAAGCGCCGGCGGAGGACAAGGCCGCGGAGCAGACCCCGACCACCAGTACGACCGTCACACCGCGGAGGGGGCTCAGAGAGCGGGGGGCGGGCCGCCCGAGGTCCGGTGTCTCCGCTTCATTAACGGACGTTAACGGGGCAGCGTCGAGCCCGCAGAGCTCAGGACGGGTTTTAAGAGACAGGTCGACGAGGGCAGTACCGGCCTGGCTGAAGGACACCAAGAGCGACGACGACGAGGACGAACTGAGCACGGACACCGGTGCGACCAAGCGGAGGAAAGTTTCCAACTCGAGGCGGAAGAAAAATTTGGAATCAGCGGGTTCGGCTGAGGCTGGAGGGGGGGTCGCAGGTGACAGCCTTCAAGGCACAGA ctcagaggaccCCAAGAAACCTgacacagatgcacaag CTCTTCCCTCCAGACGCCCCCCAGCCCAGGCTCGTGCCAAGCCCCCATCTGGCAGGGCTGTCCGCGGCTCTGCCAAGCCTGTGTGTAAAACCGAACCTGGAATGGAGAATCCAGCTGGTGAGCAACCTGTTGACA CAGTGGAAGGAGAATTAAACATTAAAGAGAAGTATGAAAT taaaaagaaggagaaggaaagcGAGGATGTTGCTGAGCCAGTCTTGGATGATGAAGACCCTCCTTTTCAGGATGACCCACAGGACAGCAACTACCAGCCGCAGAGTCAGAG TGAcatagaggaggaagagggcctCAGCACTGATGAAGATGTTCCTTTCAGAGATGACCTAAATGACCAGAGCTACGACCCAAAGgctgagag GGATGTCCCTAAACCAAAGCGCAGAGCTCCTCcgagacagaaggagaagaaagagaaagagaaggcacctaaaaaagaaaaggaggttGCTGAGATAAAGGTTGAAGGTTCGGACAACTTGGAGAGTGTGGACGAGGAAGTGAAGCTAGAGGAAGAGACGGTGGAGGACCCAGATGGACCCAGGAA gAGAGGTCGGCggaaaaaagatgacaaaacgCCGCGGCTGCCAAAGAGACG GAAGAAGCCTCCAGTGCAGTATGTGCGCTGTGAAATGGAGGGATGTGGGACGGTCCTGGCCCATCCTCGCTACCTACAG CACCATATAAAGTATCAGCACTTGCTCAAGAAGAAGTACGTTTGTCCTCACCCGTCTTGTGGGAGGCTGTTCCGCCtccagaagcagctgctgcGTCATGCAAAGCATCACACAG ACCAGAGGGACTACATCTGCGAGTTCTGTGCTCGTGCCTTCAAGAGCTCCCACAACCTGGCTGTGCACCGCATGATTCACACGGGAGAGAAGCCCCTACA GTGTGAAATCTGTGGCTTTACGTGTCGTCAGAAGGCGTCTCTCAACTGGCACATGAAGAAGCACGATGCTGATGCCACTTATCAGTTCTCCTGCTCCATATGTGGCAAGAAGTTTGAGAAGAAGGACTGTGTGGTGGCCCATAAGGCCAAGAGTCACCCTGAGGTGCTAATCGCTGAGGCGTTGGCAGCCAATGCTGGCGCCCTCATCACAACCCCTGCCTCCCTGCTGGAGCTGCCAGGACACCCCATGCAGGCAGACGTCACCGGCCTGGACGTGAGCCAAATAGGGCAGGAGGGGCAGGCGGACCAGATGAGCCAGGAAGGGCAAGTTGGCCAGCAAGTGGCTCAGGTGTCCCAGATGGGTCATGTGGCCCAACAAGTGAGTCACCAGGTGGTTTTACTGGGACAAGACCAGAGCCTCCATACCATGCAGGTGCCAGTCACGATCGCCCTGTCCCCCATTGACCCCCCTTCCCCGGCTGACAACCAGCAGCAGACTCACCTCCAGCTCCAGATGCCCGTCCAGTTTGTGCAGGCCgctcagcagccacagcagccccAAATCCAACAACTGACCCTCCATTCTAGCTCCATGGTGACCCAGCATCAACCCCAGCTCCAGCCTCTTCAGTCGTACTCCTCCCAGCCGCAGAACCAGGGCCAGACGCAAATCCTCCAAATGACCTTCCAGCCGGTCAGCCAGTCCCAGACCCACATTCAGCAGATCCCCATTCTTGCGACTTCACAGCAGCTTCAGACCCTGCACACAGCCGCCCCGagcccccctctcctctccccatcCCATCCACAGTCCCAGGATCCAGCCTCGACCAACGGGGACAGCTTTATTCTGGACAATCCTGTGCTCTCGTCttcctctcagtcagtcagctccCTTCAGCAGACAGAGGTTGTGGGGGAGGACGGGGTGGTCTGGGAGCAGACGGGACAAGCGGAAGCTCTGACGGACAGCACTGAGAGACATGTGCAGCAGGCCCTCATGTAA